One region of Streptomyces leeuwenhoekii genomic DNA includes:
- a CDS encoding asparagine synthase-related protein, translating into MRWLVGWSSTAAGAVGAGTAGATGYDGETVQPVGSQLLWGDPDPLWAVGDWRPDEVRVVHADAQTRIAVLGICGATDEQLRVALFTARGGALRHLTAWPGSYTAVVQVGRRITVCGDLAGARPVFHTPWAGGTAYATAALPLADLVEANLDFGYLAALLAAPDVPAALDDATPYDGVKRVPPGHALILRAGAREVAGYEPVASLAVAAPPADPDSAVDGVREALVEAVRTRLAAPRHVPGFPGDGIDPGPVPGMGPADRRAARGMPAPGIGADLSGGPASGTLALLAAGLPGRPGTVLGHGGTGAGERLLAVTFNDLAVGGPEAELERAGALAAGPRLHHVVVTGGEETLPYADLDGPLTDEPGPCLVSAARHRARLAAGSADHFTGYGARQVLDAHPARLADLLMDRKRRHLVRPVAALARADGSVLVPARVYAAARRLARTPYRAGLEDLAERLLRRRFDETGGGAGRVGRTGRTGRAGWPGGDAGADGAGGAVEASLAALTWGRPGPAARWLTGEALAEVSVRLQASTHRSGLGPGQRPGDFRARAALARQAAEVRVLEQAAEIRFQRLHAPFLDNQVVRACRALPEALRVRPGARAAILRTVLEGAGVSGLPPGWGAPTQAVATAAARTGLRVAADSLVALFDTPLLAEAGLVEARVVRKALRGAAAGEPLPLDGLADLVSLELWLRRLLARRGTCWTGTPGRQRAVPGGIAPQRGVLGASAVVRRA; encoded by the coding sequence ATGCGGTGGTTGGTGGGATGGAGCAGCACCGCCGCGGGCGCCGTCGGGGCCGGGACCGCGGGAGCCACCGGCTACGACGGCGAGACCGTGCAGCCCGTGGGCTCCCAGCTCCTGTGGGGCGACCCCGACCCCCTGTGGGCGGTCGGTGACTGGCGGCCCGACGAGGTGCGCGTCGTCCACGCCGACGCCCAGACCCGGATCGCCGTCCTCGGCATCTGCGGGGCGACGGACGAGCAGTTGCGCGTCGCGCTCTTCACCGCGCGCGGGGGCGCACTGCGCCATCTGACCGCCTGGCCCGGCAGCTACACGGCCGTCGTCCAGGTGGGGCGGCGGATCACGGTGTGCGGCGATCTCGCCGGTGCGCGGCCCGTTTTCCACACCCCCTGGGCGGGCGGTACCGCCTACGCGACGGCCGCGCTGCCCCTGGCCGACCTCGTCGAGGCCAACCTCGACTTCGGGTACCTGGCCGCCCTGCTCGCCGCCCCCGACGTACCGGCGGCGCTGGACGACGCCACCCCGTACGACGGCGTGAAGCGCGTTCCGCCGGGGCATGCGCTGATCCTGCGCGCCGGGGCCCGGGAGGTGGCCGGGTACGAGCCGGTCGCCTCGCTGGCGGTCGCCGCGCCTCCGGCCGATCCCGACAGCGCGGTCGACGGGGTGCGGGAGGCACTCGTGGAGGCCGTGCGCACCCGGCTCGCCGCCCCCCGTCACGTCCCCGGATTCCCCGGGGACGGCATCGACCCCGGGCCCGTGCCCGGCATGGGGCCCGCCGACCGGCGGGCCGCGCGCGGGATGCCGGCCCCGGGGATCGGGGCGGACCTGTCGGGCGGGCCCGCGTCCGGCACGCTGGCGCTGCTGGCGGCCGGGCTGCCCGGGCGGCCCGGGACCGTCCTCGGGCACGGCGGCACGGGAGCGGGGGAGCGGCTGCTGGCCGTCACGTTCAACGACCTGGCCGTCGGCGGGCCGGAGGCCGAGCTGGAACGGGCGGGGGCGCTGGCCGCCGGTCCCCGGCTGCACCACGTGGTGGTGACCGGGGGCGAGGAGACCCTGCCCTACGCCGACCTGGACGGGCCGCTGACGGACGAGCCCGGGCCCTGCCTGGTGTCGGCGGCGCGGCACCGGGCGCGGCTGGCGGCCGGCAGCGCCGACCACTTCACCGGGTACGGCGCCCGGCAGGTGCTGGACGCCCATCCGGCGCGCCTGGCCGACCTGCTGATGGACCGCAAGCGGCGCCATCTGGTGCGGCCCGTCGCCGCCCTGGCCAGAGCCGACGGCTCGGTGCTGGTCCCCGCGCGCGTGTACGCCGCTGCGCGGCGGCTGGCGCGGACGCCGTACCGGGCGGGGCTGGAGGACCTCGCCGAGCGGCTGCTGCGGCGGCGCTTCGACGAGACGGGGGGCGGGGCCGGCCGGGTGGGCCGTACCGGCCGCACCGGCCGGGCGGGATGGCCCGGCGGCGATGCCGGGGCGGACGGCGCCGGTGGTGCGGTGGAGGCGTCGCTCGCCGCCCTGACCTGGGGCAGACCCGGGCCCGCGGCGCGCTGGCTGACCGGGGAGGCGCTGGCCGAAGTATCGGTTCGTCTGCAGGCGTCGACGCACCGGTCCGGGCTGGGACCGGGGCAGCGGCCGGGCGACTTCCGGGCGCGCGCGGCACTGGCGCGGCAGGCGGCCGAGGTGCGGGTGCTGGAGCAGGCCGCCGAGATCCGCTTCCAGCGGCTGCACGCCCCCTTCCTCGACAACCAGGTCGTCCGCGCGTGCCGGGCGCTGCCGGAGGCGCTGCGGGTGCGGCCGGGGGCGCGCGCGGCGATCCTGCGGACGGTGCTGGAGGGCGCCGGGGTGAGCGGGCTGCCGCCCGGCTGGGGGGCGCCGACGCAGGCGGTGGCGACCGCGGCGGCGCGAACGGGGCTGCGGGTGGCCGCGGACTCGCTGGTGGCGCTGTTCGACACGCCGCTGCTCGCGGAGGCGGGGCTGGTGGAGGCGCGGGTGGTGCGCAAGGCGCTGCGGGGGGCGGCGGCGGGGGAGCCGTTGCCGCTGGACGGCCTGGCCGACCTGGTCTCCCTGGAGTTGTGGCTCCGTCGTCTCCTCGCGCGACGGGGGACCTGCTGGACGGGGACGCCTGGACGGCAGCGCGCCGTGCCGGGGGGGATCGCGCCGCAGCGGGGGGTGCTGGGGGCGTCGGCCGTGGTGCGGCGGGCGTGA
- a CDS encoding sigma-70 family RNA polymerase sigma factor, giving the protein MSVDERDGSLGDGDGDAEAGGPPHVPAPADDRGATGRAEEDGVLPPSDAELIGWMRSGDDTAYEELFRRHAGAVRRYARTCCRDPHTAEDLTAEVFARMLQAVRGGFGPEHAVRAYLLTSVRRVAAGWTQSAKREQLVDDFAVFAAQAARLSEAPEDAVELGADVRAMHEAEQSLAMRAFRSLPERWQAVLWHTEVEDESPSEVATLFGLDAGGARVLASRAREGLRQAYLQAHVSSALTDDEECARYADRLGSYARGRLRTRAERGLRKHLEECARCRLAAGQIQEVAGGIPALVPVAVIGWFGTAGYGKVAGLLAGGAAAAGGGASGTTPASPGLGAPVKAGVTTGVVAVGAVAAVVLALAGNDTPAEPEPKAAPRPSSPPAQPREQPPTPPQPPPTRIPPPTPAPPPPAPAPTLTPTTPRPTPTPTPTPTPIRTPTPTPTATPTPTPTATPPPAPTTYAWSELPYDADGDGSGPEMRLGESGWLWQRHGLSIAGRQYAHGVTVRGSSSVTIDLNRACSAYDALVGVDDLTAKLGKVHFSVHADGTQLWDSGKIKGSDPAVPVHVDLTGRETVRLVVEPHSPVDNAALADWAESKFTCA; this is encoded by the coding sequence ATGAGCGTCGATGAGCGGGACGGATCTCTCGGCGACGGCGACGGCGACGCAGAGGCCGGGGGGCCGCCGCACGTTCCGGCCCCGGCGGACGACCGCGGAGCCACCGGCCGGGCGGAAGAGGACGGCGTCCTGCCGCCCTCCGACGCCGAGTTGATCGGCTGGATGCGCTCGGGCGACGACACCGCCTACGAGGAGCTGTTCCGGCGTCACGCGGGCGCGGTACGCCGGTACGCCCGCACCTGCTGCCGGGACCCCCACACCGCCGAGGACCTCACCGCCGAGGTCTTCGCCCGCATGCTCCAGGCGGTGCGCGGCGGCTTCGGCCCCGAGCACGCCGTACGCGCCTATCTGCTCACCAGCGTCCGGCGGGTCGCGGCCGGGTGGACGCAGTCGGCCAAGCGGGAGCAGTTGGTCGACGACTTCGCCGTGTTCGCCGCGCAGGCCGCCCGTCTGTCCGAGGCACCGGAGGACGCGGTGGAGCTGGGCGCGGACGTGCGGGCGATGCACGAGGCCGAACAGTCCCTGGCGATGCGGGCGTTCCGCTCCCTGCCCGAGCGGTGGCAGGCCGTGCTGTGGCACACCGAGGTCGAGGACGAGTCGCCGAGCGAGGTCGCCACGCTCTTCGGGCTGGACGCGGGCGGGGCCCGCGTCCTCGCCAGCCGCGCCCGCGAGGGGCTGAGGCAGGCATACCTCCAGGCACACGTCAGCAGCGCCCTCACCGACGACGAGGAGTGCGCCCGCTACGCCGACCGGCTCGGCTCCTACGCCCGCGGCCGGCTGCGCACCCGGGCCGAGCGGGGCCTGCGCAAGCACCTGGAGGAGTGCGCCAGGTGCCGGCTGGCCGCCGGCCAGATCCAGGAGGTCGCCGGTGGTATCCCCGCCCTGGTGCCGGTGGCGGTGATCGGCTGGTTCGGCACCGCCGGGTACGGCAAGGTGGCCGGGCTGCTCGCCGGGGGAGCGGCCGCGGCCGGCGGCGGCGCGTCCGGCACGACACCGGCCTCTCCAGGGCTGGGTGCCCCGGTGAAGGCCGGTGTCACGACCGGAGTCGTCGCCGTGGGAGCCGTGGCGGCGGTCGTCCTCGCACTGGCCGGGAACGACACCCCGGCCGAGCCGGAGCCGAAGGCCGCCCCGCGCCCGTCCTCCCCGCCGGCCCAGCCCCGGGAGCAACCCCCCACACCCCCGCAACCACCTCCCACCCGGATACCGCCCCCCACCCCTGCACCCCCACCCCCGGCACCGGCCCCGACCCTCACCCCCACCACACCGCGACCCACCCCCACACCGACACCCACGCCAACCCCGATCCGGACCCCGACCCCGACCCCGACGGCCACGCCCACCCCGACCCCCACCGCCACACCGCCGCCCGCTCCGACCACGTACGCATGGAGCGAACTGCCGTACGACGCCGACGGCGACGGCAGCGGCCCCGAGATGCGGCTCGGCGAGAGCGGCTGGCTGTGGCAACGGCACGGCCTGTCGATAGCGGGCCGGCAGTACGCCCACGGCGTCACCGTGCGCGGCAGCTCCTCCGTCACCATCGACCTCAACCGCGCCTGCTCCGCCTACGACGCGCTGGTCGGCGTCGACGACCTGACGGCGAAGCTGGGCAAGGTCCACTTCTCCGTGCACGCCGACGGAACGCAGTTGTGGGACTCCGGGAAGATCAAGGGCAGCGACCCGGCGGTCCCCGTCCATGTGGACCTCACCGGACGCGAGACCGTACGTCTGGTCGTCGAGCCGCACAGCCCCGTCGACAACGCGGCCCTGGCGGACTGGGCGGAGTCGAAGTTCACCTGCGCCTGA
- a CDS encoding helix-turn-helix domain-containing protein, with product MHVHDSHWSSGRPGAARPPAAPVPSMASMSSVPSGAAVTAAGMAGAGRGDAARTTPLRVDAQRNLEHVLRAAREVFGELGYGAPMEDVARRARVGVGTVYRRFPSKDVLVRRIAEEETSRLTDQARAALRQEDEPWSALSRFLRTSVASGAGRLLPPQVLQVGVADESGDDAGEPRVPQQRMQPGPGELRLVSGERTAAAGPVPAEHDAGAAALLEVVGQLVERARAAGELRPDVSVSDILLVIATAAPSLPDAAQRAAASARLLDILLEGLRSRPA from the coding sequence ATGCATGTTCACGACTCGCATTGGTCGTCCGGACGTCCGGGAGCGGCCAGACCGCCGGCGGCGCCCGTGCCGTCGATGGCGTCCATGTCGTCCGTGCCGTCCGGTGCTGCCGTGACGGCCGCCGGCATGGCGGGGGCCGGCCGCGGGGACGCGGCCCGCACGACACCGCTGCGCGTGGACGCGCAGCGCAATCTGGAGCATGTGCTGCGCGCCGCGCGCGAGGTGTTCGGCGAGCTCGGGTACGGGGCACCGATGGAGGACGTCGCGCGGCGCGCGCGGGTCGGCGTCGGCACGGTCTACCGGCGCTTCCCCAGCAAGGACGTCCTGGTGCGGCGGATCGCCGAGGAGGAGACCTCCCGGCTGACCGACCAGGCGCGCGCCGCGCTCCGCCAGGAGGACGAGCCGTGGTCCGCGCTCTCCCGCTTCCTGCGCACCTCGGTGGCCTCGGGTGCCGGGCGGCTGCTGCCGCCCCAGGTGCTGCAGGTGGGGGTGGCGGACGAGTCGGGCGACGACGCCGGGGAGCCCCGGGTCCCGCAGCAGCGGATGCAGCCGGGCCCCGGTGAGCTGCGGCTGGTCTCCGGGGAGCGGACGGCCGCTGCCGGGCCGGTGCCCGCCGAGCACGACGCCGGAGCGGCGGCGCTGCTGGAAGTGGTGGGCCAACTGGTGGAGCGGGCGCGTGCGGCCGGTGAGCTGCGGCCGGACGTGTCGGTGTCGGACATCCTGCTGGTCATAGCGACGGCGGCTCCCTCGCTGCCGGACGCGGCGCAGCGGGCGGCGGCGTCGGCGCGGCTGCTGGACATCCTGCTGGAGGGACTGCGCTCGCGGCCCGCGTGA
- a CDS encoding NAD(P)/FAD-dependent oxidoreductase, whose amino-acid sequence MVKERARILVVGGGYVGMYTALRLQRKLKGELRRGEAEITVVTPDPYMTYQPFLPEAAAGSLSPRHVVVPLRRVLDRCRVLIGEATAVDHAARTATVTTLATEEEGTGARRLTYDELVLAPGSVARTLPVPGLAEHGIGFKTVEEAIGLRNHVIEQMDIASSTRDPALRDAALTFVFVGGGYAGVEALGELEDMARQAARSYHNVGRDDMKWVLVEAAGRVLPEVGEELGRHTVTELRRRNIDVRLRTRLESCADRVAVLSDGTRFPTRTVVWTAGVKPHPLLAATDLPRTPRGRLKCTPELRVEGAPHAWAAGDAAAVPDVTADAPGAECAPNAQHAVRQARVLGDNIAHALRGEPLTTYAHRHAGSVASLGFHQGVAHVRGRKLKGFPAWVLHRAYHLSRMPTANRKARVLAEWTLSGFFAREIVSLGSLEHPRVEFELAAGGNPPEEPPRNPKGSS is encoded by the coding sequence ATGGTGAAGGAACGCGCGCGCATTCTCGTTGTCGGCGGCGGCTACGTCGGGATGTACACGGCCCTGCGGCTCCAGCGGAAGCTGAAGGGCGAACTGCGGCGCGGCGAGGCCGAGATCACGGTCGTCACCCCCGATCCCTACATGACGTACCAGCCGTTCCTGCCCGAGGCCGCCGCCGGTTCCCTCTCCCCCCGCCACGTGGTCGTGCCGCTGCGCCGCGTCCTCGACCGGTGCCGCGTCCTCATCGGCGAGGCCACGGCCGTCGACCACGCGGCCCGCACGGCCACCGTCACCACCCTCGCCACCGAGGAGGAGGGCACGGGCGCACGGCGGCTGACGTACGACGAGCTCGTCCTCGCGCCCGGCTCCGTCGCGCGCACCCTGCCCGTCCCGGGGCTCGCCGAGCACGGCATCGGCTTCAAGACCGTGGAGGAGGCCATCGGCCTGCGCAACCACGTCATCGAGCAGATGGACATCGCATCCTCCACCCGCGACCCCGCCCTCCGCGACGCCGCCCTCACCTTCGTCTTCGTCGGCGGCGGCTACGCCGGCGTCGAGGCACTGGGCGAACTGGAGGACATGGCCCGCCAGGCCGCGCGCTCCTATCACAACGTCGGCCGCGACGACATGAAGTGGGTCCTCGTGGAGGCCGCGGGCCGCGTCCTGCCCGAGGTCGGCGAGGAACTGGGCCGCCACACGGTCACCGAACTGCGCCGCCGCAACATCGACGTACGCCTGCGGACCCGCCTGGAGTCCTGCGCGGACCGCGTCGCCGTCCTCAGCGACGGCACCCGCTTCCCCACCCGTACGGTCGTCTGGACGGCCGGCGTCAAACCCCATCCGCTCCTCGCCGCCACCGACCTGCCCCGCACCCCGCGCGGGCGGCTGAAATGCACCCCCGAGCTGAGAGTGGAGGGCGCCCCGCACGCGTGGGCGGCCGGCGACGCCGCCGCCGTACCGGACGTCACCGCCGACGCCCCCGGAGCCGAGTGCGCCCCCAACGCCCAGCACGCCGTACGCCAGGCCAGGGTCCTCGGCGACAACATCGCGCACGCCCTGCGCGGCGAACCCCTGACCACGTACGCCCACCGCCACGCGGGCTCCGTCGCCTCCCTCGGGTTCCACCAGGGCGTCGCCCACGTCCGCGGGCGCAAGCTGAAGGGCTTTCCCGCGTGGGTGCTGCACCGCGCCTACCACCTCAGCCGGATGCCCACCGCCAACCGCAAGGCGCGTGTCCTGGCCGAATGGACCCTCTCCGGCTTCTTCGCGCGCGAGATCGTCTCCCTCGGCTCCCTCGAACATCCCCGAGTGGAATTCGAACTCGCGGCCGGGGGAAATCCGCCCGAGGAACCCCCGCGCAACCCGAAGGGGTCGTCCTGA
- a CDS encoding ATP-binding SpoIIE family protein phosphatase: MDFTRWSVRLPRTQRRTAARAGTTVSPDRRGEGSVPAARAGQPGDGAPPVPAVDDLPAREVLDRVPALVALLHGPDHRIAYVNGAYTAAFGARPLGEPAREALLELDELGLFPLLDQVQRSGRPRTVKSRKAPDGRSYTFTCTPVTEGDTGGVLVFATDVTDHAEAAARLRASERRQRETAVTLQHSLLPQKLEQPDDLRIAATYHPGGTEAAVGGDWYDVITLGGGRTALVIGDVMGRGVRAAAVMGQLRTAVRAYARLDLPPHEILQLLDGLATEIDANQIATCVYAIHDPNEGRLVYASAGHLPILVRDDNGTVLRADEPTGPPLGTGGWIHASGSVPLTPGSTAVLYTDGLVERRDEDLDEGIAALERALAGATGTPQVVCDRLVRSAGVTADHDDDVAVLVLQHPARTGPEGELFRNAALELLGGVEAAPRARAFASGVLTSWRFPTDLHDLGVLAASELVANSLQHGTPPMRLRLRRTDRRLIVEVTDGDDHLPRRRRAEPGDETGRGIAIIATIASNWGSRRTPGGGKAVWCEFALPTR; the protein is encoded by the coding sequence GTGGACTTCACGCGCTGGAGCGTCCGACTCCCCCGAACGCAGCGCCGCACCGCGGCGCGGGCCGGTACGACGGTCTCCCCGGACCGGCGGGGAGAGGGCTCCGTGCCCGCCGCCCGCGCCGGACAGCCGGGCGACGGGGCACCGCCCGTCCCGGCCGTCGACGACCTGCCCGCGCGCGAGGTCCTCGACCGCGTCCCGGCCCTCGTCGCCCTCCTCCACGGCCCCGACCACCGCATCGCCTACGTCAACGGCGCCTACACCGCGGCCTTCGGCGCGCGCCCCCTGGGCGAGCCGGCCCGCGAAGCACTCCTCGAACTGGACGAGCTCGGCCTGTTCCCGCTGCTCGACCAGGTCCAGCGCAGCGGGAGGCCCCGCACGGTCAAGTCCCGCAAGGCCCCCGACGGCCGCTCCTACACCTTCACCTGCACCCCGGTCACCGAGGGCGACACCGGCGGCGTGCTCGTCTTCGCCACCGACGTCACCGACCACGCCGAGGCCGCCGCACGCCTGCGCGCCAGCGAGCGCCGCCAGCGCGAGACGGCCGTCACCCTCCAGCACTCCCTGCTCCCCCAGAAGCTGGAACAGCCGGACGACCTGCGCATCGCCGCCACCTACCACCCCGGCGGCACGGAGGCCGCGGTCGGCGGCGACTGGTACGACGTGATCACCCTCGGCGGCGGACGCACCGCCCTCGTCATCGGCGACGTCATGGGACGGGGCGTCCGCGCGGCCGCCGTGATGGGCCAGCTCCGCACCGCCGTGCGGGCCTACGCGCGCCTCGACCTGCCCCCGCACGAGATCCTGCAGCTCCTGGACGGCCTGGCCACCGAGATCGACGCCAACCAGATCGCCACCTGCGTGTACGCCATCCACGACCCGAACGAGGGCCGGCTGGTGTACGCCTCCGCCGGCCACCTGCCCATCCTGGTCCGCGACGACAACGGCACCGTCCTGCGCGCCGACGAACCCACCGGCCCGCCGCTCGGCACCGGCGGCTGGATCCACGCCTCCGGATCGGTCCCCCTCACCCCCGGCTCCACGGCCGTCCTCTACACGGACGGACTGGTGGAGCGCCGCGACGAGGACCTGGACGAGGGCATCGCCGCCCTGGAACGCGCCCTGGCCGGCGCCACGGGCACCCCTCAGGTCGTCTGCGACCGCCTGGTCCGCTCCGCCGGGGTGACCGCCGACCACGACGACGACGTGGCCGTCCTGGTCCTCCAGCACCCGGCCCGCACGGGCCCGGAGGGCGAACTGTTCCGCAACGCCGCCCTGGAACTGCTCGGCGGCGTGGAAGCGGCCCCCCGCGCGCGTGCCTTCGCCTCCGGGGTCCTGACCAGTTGGCGCTTCCCCACGGACCTGCACGACCTGGGCGTCCTGGCCGCCAGCGAACTGGTCGCCAACTCCCTCCAGCACGGCACGCCCCCCATGCGGCTGCGCCTGCGCCGCACCGACCGGCGCCTGATCGTCGAGGTGACGGACGGCGACGACCACCTGCCGCGCCGCCGCCGGGCCGAACCCGGCGACGAGACCGGCCGCGGCATCGCCATCATCGCCACCATCGCGTCGAACTGGGGAAGCCGGCGGACACCGGGCGGCGGCAAGGCGGTGTGGTGCGAGTTCGCCCTGCCGACCCGGTGA
- a CDS encoding MFS transporter, with the protein MGAAMRRIHVGNALSAFGLGFTVPYLYVYVAQVRGLGSVTAGLVLAVFAVAALIVLPFAGRAIVRRGPLPVLLVALVTAAVGALSLGLASSAAAVLLSAAALGAGQAVMQPALATMIVDCSSTETRSRAFAMQFFLQNLGLGVGGLIGGHLVDTSSASSFTLLFAIEAAMFLLLVAVMATVRTPRAPRVEDAPGQSGQGSWKQLLGNRAMVQLCVLGFVLFFACYGQFESGLSAYGVEAAGISTSVLGTALAANTLMIVVAQFAVLKFVERRKRSRVIAAVGLIWAVAWAVAGYAGLGHGSQAMATAAFISTYALFGLGEAMLSPTLAPLVADLAPTGMAGQYNSAFALVKQLALAIGPAVGGPLGASLHAPYIVAFLLFSLGITVLALRLGRQLTEAQDQPWAARSRVVSRGGSAAEAVPADA; encoded by the coding sequence ATGGGCGCAGCGATGCGCCGGATTCACGTGGGCAACGCACTCAGCGCGTTCGGGCTCGGATTCACGGTCCCCTACCTGTACGTCTATGTGGCGCAGGTGCGGGGACTGGGTTCTGTGACGGCGGGTCTCGTACTCGCCGTCTTCGCCGTGGCCGCGCTGATCGTGCTGCCGTTCGCCGGACGGGCCATCGTCCGGCGGGGCCCGCTGCCGGTGCTGCTCGTCGCCCTGGTCACCGCCGCGGTCGGGGCGCTGAGCCTGGGGCTGGCGAGCAGTGCCGCCGCGGTCCTGCTGTCGGCGGCGGCGCTGGGCGCGGGGCAGGCCGTGATGCAGCCGGCGCTCGCGACGATGATCGTGGACTGCTCCTCGACGGAGACGCGGTCGCGGGCGTTCGCGATGCAGTTCTTCCTGCAGAACCTCGGTCTCGGTGTCGGCGGACTCATCGGCGGCCATCTGGTCGACACGTCGAGCGCGTCGTCGTTCACGCTGCTGTTCGCGATCGAGGCGGCGATGTTCCTGCTGCTCGTCGCGGTGATGGCGACGGTGCGGACGCCGCGCGCGCCGCGGGTCGAGGACGCGCCGGGGCAATCGGGCCAGGGGAGCTGGAAGCAGTTGCTGGGCAACCGGGCCATGGTGCAGCTCTGTGTGCTGGGCTTCGTGCTGTTCTTCGCCTGCTACGGGCAGTTCGAGTCGGGGCTGAGCGCGTACGGCGTCGAGGCCGCCGGTATCTCGACGTCCGTGCTGGGGACCGCGCTGGCGGCGAACACCCTGATGATCGTCGTCGCCCAGTTCGCGGTGCTGAAGTTCGTCGAGCGGCGCAAGCGTTCGCGGGTCATCGCCGCGGTGGGGCTGATCTGGGCCGTGGCGTGGGCCGTGGCCGGGTACGCGGGTCTCGGGCACGGCAGTCAGGCCATGGCAACCGCCGCGTTCATCTCGACGTACGCGCTCTTCGGGCTGGGTGAGGCGATGCTGTCGCCGACGCTGGCGCCGCTGGTGGCCGATCTGGCGCCGACGGGGATGGCCGGGCAGTACAACTCCGCCTTCGCGCTGGTGAAGCAGCTCGCGCTGGCCATCGGGCCGGCGGTGGGCGGTCCCCTCGGGGCCTCGCTGCACGCGCCGTACATCGTGGCGTTCCTGCTGTTCTCGCTGGGCATCACGGTGCTGGCGCTGCGGCTGGGGCGGCAGCTCACCGAGGCGCAGGATCAGCCGTGGGCGGCGCGGAGCCGGGTGGTCTCGCGGGGTGGTTCGGCCGCCGAGGCCGTACCCGCGGACGCGTAG
- a CDS encoding MarR family winged helix-turn-helix transcriptional regulator — translation MGDTSGVSEPTLEEQIAAYQREFQDLDPQVEKIVSALSRLNRRMNVAYGRQTAALGISNAEWEVLKALVLSGAPYRMGPGDLAKRLGLTPAAMTHRIDRMVTEGLVTRERDESNRVRVIVELTHDGREKWLEAMRLATVFEEDLLQDLSPEERTALGEVLTRLLRRVEHAQPDAGGRLSDLD, via the coding sequence ATGGGCGACACCTCCGGCGTCAGCGAGCCGACCCTCGAAGAACAGATCGCCGCCTACCAGCGCGAGTTCCAGGACCTCGACCCCCAGGTCGAGAAGATCGTTTCGGCGCTCTCCCGCCTGAACCGCCGGATGAACGTCGCCTACGGCCGCCAGACCGCGGCCCTCGGCATCAGCAACGCCGAGTGGGAGGTCCTGAAGGCGCTCGTCCTGTCCGGGGCCCCCTACCGCATGGGCCCCGGCGACCTCGCCAAGCGCCTCGGCCTGACCCCCGCCGCCATGACCCACCGCATCGACCGCATGGTCACCGAGGGGCTGGTCACCCGGGAGCGCGACGAGTCCAACCGGGTGCGGGTCATCGTCGAGCTGACCCACGACGGCCGGGAGAAGTGGCTGGAGGCCATGCGCCTGGCCACGGTCTTCGAGGAGGACCTCCTCCAGGACCTCTCCCCGGAGGAGCGGACGGCCCTCGGCGAGGTCCTCACCCGCCTGTTGCGCAGGGTGGAGCACGCCCAGCCGGACGCCGGCGGCCGGCTCAGCGACCTGGATTAA
- a CDS encoding response regulator yields the protein MTTVLIADDQPLQRLGFRMLLESQDDLTVLAEASNGSEAVRLAADHHPDVVLMDVRMPGLDGIEATRRITATGDRTRILILTTFDLDEYAYAGLRAGASGFLVKDAQPEELLSGIRAVATGDAVVAPSLTRRLLDAYVHHLPAGPAEGPDAVDTDPRLAALTDREREILTVIGQGWTNTEIAERLHLAESTVKTHVSRVLAKTGSRDRVQAVILAYDTRLVTPS from the coding sequence GTGACGACGGTCCTGATCGCCGACGACCAGCCGCTTCAGCGTCTCGGTTTCCGCATGCTCCTGGAGAGCCAGGACGACCTGACCGTGCTCGCGGAGGCGTCCAACGGCAGCGAGGCCGTCCGTCTGGCGGCCGACCACCACCCCGACGTGGTGCTGATGGACGTACGGATGCCCGGCCTCGACGGCATCGAGGCCACCCGGCGGATCACAGCCACCGGGGACCGCACCCGCATCCTCATCCTGACCACGTTCGACCTGGACGAGTACGCCTACGCGGGACTGCGGGCGGGCGCCTCCGGTTTCCTGGTCAAGGACGCCCAGCCGGAGGAACTCCTCTCCGGCATCCGGGCGGTGGCCACCGGCGACGCGGTCGTGGCACCCAGCCTGACCCGCCGTCTCCTGGACGCCTACGTCCATCACCTGCCGGCCGGACCCGCCGAGGGACCCGACGCCGTGGACACCGATCCTCGCCTGGCCGCCCTCACCGACCGCGAACGCGAAATCCTCACGGTCATCGGCCAGGGCTGGACCAACACCGAGATAGCCGAGCGTCTCCATCTCGCCGAATCGACGGTGAAGACCCATGTGAGCCGCGTCCTCGCCAAGACCGGCTCCCGGGACCGTGTGCAGGCGGTCATCCTGGCCTACGACACCAGGCTGGTGACCCCGTCCTGA